The Haliotis asinina isolate JCU_RB_2024 chromosome 3, JCU_Hal_asi_v2, whole genome shotgun sequence genome segment CGCGTCATTTGGCATTAATAGAGAATGGAAATTGAAATAACTACTCGTCTTTTGGAACCGAAACCTTCAAGGAAGCCGTGTCTACGAGATGGCCTGCGGCCGTGTGCATAGAACCCAGGGCGCAAATCAGTTGAAGATAAGTAACATTGGTCATgcagagtccttggatgggtaaCCATATTTGGCATCTTGACTCTTGCGAGTTTCTAAGACTTCTGTTCTGCCATTGAAACAAACCACATGAGACCCAGGTGGTCTGACCTTAGACAAATGCTTCTGTTCATCCAGCTGaacatgggtacccggtgggatgagTCATATGACTATTACCCTTCTTACGcttcacaggcagcttggattatccggggtaataataataataatcataacattcatttttattgttGTGTTAGCGCTTTTGGAACACGTACCTCGTACATGGTAAAGGAGCATTATAAATTCACAGTTATCAGTACTATTATTATGAGTTGGATATATCAGGGGTAATAATGTTCTTCAACATGTACGTGctgtagaaatattccagcaatatcagaaatggtcttcacacactgtaccaaagCAAGGAATCACACAAGCGACGTGActaaactgaactgaactttatTTACACACAGGCCGCGATCTGCGGCATAAGAGGTACAAGATTACATACAATGTATTGCTTAAATACAGTTGTAAAACATAAAatggacatatatacatatcgcTTGATTTCAGGCATGAGCCGTATGTCgagagctttaaccactaagctgcACCCCGCCCCGTACTCCTTGATAAAACAGCAGCATGCCTAAATATAAAGTGGAAGCTGTTCAAACCGGCAcccactgggactgaagaaatgatctggtttagacaatgtgccggattgtagaactggtgataaatgtacaaaccacggatgggactgagattttatgccggtgatgacaacctgccggattggacagatgccagttatgacagcttccactgtaatgtgACTGGAGACCTATGGTCCACTAGACGGTTAAACTTAAAGAGAACTTTGTGTTTCAGCtgttaaaaatgtttaaatatttacttATCTGGATGTATCTTCCAAATACAACGATGAGTGGTCAGGACCGAAACAATATTCGCCAGATTTGTAGTTTTGTGCACTTAATCACCCCAAACTTTGTGATACCAGAACCGTGATGACCTATGAGGTGTATCTCCTAACTTATCGCAAGCCATGCATGTTAAACATGCATAAGTTGCCAAGTAACGGCCCAGTTTCTCAAACAGCTAGCTTAAGAACAGTACAGTTGGTATTAATAACACCATTTTTGTTTGACAGTTGCTCTTCTGGTACACATTTTGACACGCTGAATGAAGTCGCGACAGAACCCGATTGATTTATTGGTCACGGTGTCCATTAGTAGTCTCATTTCACTTGCCTATAAACGAAATTATTTTGAGGCGTTTGTACATAacattcatttttattgttgttgtaaCATGTGTACGGACACGAACTTGAGAGTGTGTAGTTTGACGTCACGTGTGTTATGGCTCATCGCAAGGCGATTCTTTTCACAAAGGTGATCCCGACTTCAAAGTGACCTGCAGTTGTTTTATACCTTTTAATTTCGAGCTGCAGGCAAGACAACAACAAGCGTTTTGTATGATGGACCATTGAGGTGTAAATTGTTCTAATGTCACAGTAGTGATGATGTAAGTAAACTGCACATGTGACCCACATATAGTGTACGCCTTTGTGAGCCGTAGTGCAACACAGCATCTTGTGAACGAGATTCATTGTgtacccgtgaacatccggttagaactggtcttcattaACCCCGAACCTGtgttagaggtgactaacaggatagggtggtcaggctcgctgatctGAGTCGGGATCTCGTAAAATCAACTCAAGTCAAGCCAAAGTCAAATGTTTATTGCATTTAAGGCATCCGGTTCATGcacaaatatacatttgtaaataGTATACAATATACAGATAATATCTCGCTTTCGGAGAAATTGTTCATGGTTGTAGGAAAGGTTACACATATTCGCCGGaacccccacaactaaggcaaAGCCGATCCATCAAAAATGGAGCGACATCGAGAACACAATAATCTCCAAGGTATTTCATATAGACGTTGACATAGTCTTTTCGTCAGTGATAAACCACAACGAAAACACAGTGTTTCCATAATCATgagaaatatgttgtttgtttgtcgtttaacgccacagctagcaatattccaaccatatggcggcggtctgtaaataatcaatctagaccaacagcatgagaatcgttCTACGCAATTAGCTTTATAGGATACTGGAtaggccacccgatcccgttagtcgcctcttacgacaagcatgggttgctgaaggctagTTCTAGCCCCGATTACACGAGAATCATAATGAAATAGGACTATGTTACGTTATCTCAATATCTCTAactctgatcttcacaggttacaAGATTAATAGGAGTTATACaattagaaaaaaatgaaataatatatattgtcaTGGTTGAGATAGGTGGCGataaacacataaatatatGCGAATGGCCCCTAGACTTGAATTGGCTGCAGGTGGCCTCTTCTAACTAGGAAAAAATCCCAGGGGGTGCGGACATACTTATAGTGACTATGAAAAATAAGAACATAATTGCACATACATGTAGTCTTAAACTTAATAATTAGTGAGTTGTTCGAGACGGGCAGTGTATGTGGCCCTTAAATGTCCCAGAAATCTGTGATCGTGAATTCTAATTCCAAATTCGACTGGTTATGTTCCTACGTTTTTCAGCTCATGTTCAAGGTTATATCTATTAGACATGCATCACATTCAGCCTTCTTTCCACGACATGACGTGATGCAAATGAAATACTATGTAAAGCGGCGTGAACACACTCTATTAACTAACACCTCTTCAGCAACCGAATGGAGTATAGTACATACATGGGCAGACTGACCCTGCAGCCACATAGACGAGTGTAAATGAAAGGACACCATGACCCAGTCAAGAGTTCGGTAAGTATACATTGTCTTTCTATATTTATACAGCGAGCAGACCGAGATAAATCACCACACACTGGCTGGCCTTGTACTCCTCGTAATCTCTCCTCACACATGGGAACGTACTGCCTCAAGGCCGGCCACAGAGCCCATACTGGCGGACTGATGCCCATTGTTCTCTCAGTGGCGCATCTTCATGTTTTAACAACTAGGCAACACCTCCGATACTTCCAGTACTGAAAATAGTCAATGTGAAACGTACACGGAATCAGTTTTTGGCATATCGAGCATGTAACCTTTGCATAATTCCGTTTAACTCTAGATCAGTGCTGAAACCTAGTTCAGAAGAACCTTCGCTGCTTTGGTTACAGCCtattgaaactgaaattattcCCAAACTTAAGCAAATAGGTCGTTCAACCTTTTCACCAAGATGGCGAGTCCTGTTACTGGGAGGTGAATATTACCATCATTGTCTCTTTGATTTTGTCATTTCTCTTATCTTATACAGCCGTCTCAATATGCTACACTCGTTTGCTACCATTGTACTGATTTGTGATTCAGTTAATTTTTGATACAATCGTTAATTACAGCATATGTCGTTTGTTTCACATAGTCCTCTTGCTGGCCGATTCCTGATTAAATATCAAATACCCTTACGCACAACAGAAATTGGCGACTAGTCAGGAAACGAAATTAAATGTATCACAATATCATTTATCAAAGTTTTcgattgaaaatgtttttgactACGTCGGAATTAGTCGAATTCCAAGTATTACACACTTGACATCAAATCCTGAGTGTTGTCAAGAGTCTGTAATCCTATGAAAACTAATCCTATGAAAATTTGGAATAAATCCGAGCTGACTTGAGTTCAACTGCACATGTGAACTTCATACTGATGTATCCATACTATGATGACAAAAACGAAGACTTAATATCTAGTCGTACATATAAGATTGTCTCCTCTGCGTCTACTGCTGAGATAAAGGTAGTTGATTTTAAAACCCTGTGTCTGTATAAAATCTATGCGCAGACCCAAGAAACCACAGATCATAAAACCCTCACAATCAATACCAACTAATCTTGCTGCAACTGTTACATGTGATACCCACTCATTGTGTTGACATTAGCAACAACTGGCAGGCGTTTCAATTATGCAGATACACAGTGCCAAGCTTCATTGGACAACAGTTGCAACACAGATGAATTACCCTATCTCTGAAAGTGGACAATCCTTATACAAAGTACCACACAATCCTTGTACACAGCACCACATGATCCTTGTACACAGCACCACGCAATCCTTGTATACAGCACCGCACAATCCTTGTACACAGCACCACACGATCCTTGTACACAGTACCACGCAATCCTTGTACACAGCACCACACAATCCTTGTACACAGCACCACACAATACTTGCACACAGCACCACACAATCCTTGTACACAGCACCACACGATCCTTGTACACAGTACCACGCAATCCTTGTACACAGCACCACACAACACTTGCACACAGTACCACACAATCCTTGTACGTAGCACCATACGATCCTTGTACACAGCGCTACACAATACTTGTACACAATCCTTGTACCACACAATCCTTGTACACAGCACCACACAGCACCACACAATCCTTGTACACCGTACCACACAGTCATTGTACACAGCACCACACAATCCTTGTACACAGTACCACACAATCCTTGTACACAGCACCACACATCACCACATCATCCTTGTACACAGCACTACACAATCCTTGTACACAGCACCACACAATTCTTGTACACAGTACCACACAATCCTTGTACACAGTACCACACAGTCCTTGTACACAGCACTACACAATCCCTGTATACAATCCTGCTACAAAAGCTGCTTCACTTAGTGGGGCAAGGTAAAGTCTACAAGAAGCTGACCATTGCAATATTGACTGCTTGTAGTATGTAAGCGAAATCAATATCTAGAATGAAAGCGAGAGTGCAAGAGTGTTGACAGCCACATGGTATGAAGTATCAGTACGTGctgctgtttacaggttttccCTAACAAATATTGAAAGCGATGGAAGACAGGACTACCCGTGTTGTGGAAACCGTATGGCTATTTTGGGCATTCCATTTTGTCGTGAGTTCATTTGCCTCGATAAGTTGTTTAAGTTAGATACGATTGTTGTTTACTCTACACTAAACCATGTTCATTGAGAAAATTGTTACATACATCATGAGTTCTGTTCCCCGTAATTTCAACCCACGAACTAAACCATAACTTACTGACAAGACTAAATCTCCTTCTGTTAGCTAGTAATTTTGAACCTTGGGTATATATAACTATGCGGTTCACCTGATATATAACGAAACGAAAAACCTAACTATATCCTCCCTATGTAATATACAGTCAAGGAAATGTGCGATTTCTAAGTCTTAAAGTTACTTGAGTGTgtggtttgtttatttattaaaaaCGGGATTTCAAGGGAATATAGTTTATATTAACATTATTTGCAAAGCGCACTTACAAAGAGCCCTCCATCTTGCTATCGATTAACATCACTGAGTTTCGATCAAACTGTTATGATCTCGTTAAAGGTCGGCAGTCAGATGAAAGCGGTGTTATGTTTAGCGGCACATGCATCTCTAACCACGTCAATGATGCTTTAAATGGTATATCAGCAGATATGTATTTCTTTCTGCTCGTGCTGATTTAAGTTTAAAAAGGAATTGTAACTCAAAAGTTGTGAAATACGGTCACCAAGGGTGAGAGTTAATAAGAGATGGCTTCTTGTCATATGTCATACGGGGCCCTTTAAAGGACAGGAGCAGAACCCAGTCGGTTGGTTAATAGCGTTTCACAGCAACAGGAGGATCATTCCAGTCACGTCAATACCACAATACCAGCCAAATGTTCTTCATTTTACTGACCACCTTAGCATACCTAaaattgttgagtgtggcgttaataACACACAAACATCACCAAATGGCAACTTAGTCTAGATCTTATGACGTATAACATACAATATAGTCAAGAAAGTCAATTATGATTGGGCTTCTTTCTGCTGTGAAAAACAGCTTTATTACTTACTGATTTACTTCAACGGCATAGTGCAGTGAATTACTAAATGAATTAGCTTTGTCATACTATGATGCTTCCTATTTTCACACACTCCAGGGTTTTGTGAACGGGATCCTAGGACCGACCCTGCTAGATCTCAAGGAAATTGTCCATTCGAGCATGGAGGAGATGAGTTACATCTTCTTTGTTCGTGGAGCAGGCTTCGTTGTGGGAGTAGTCCTATCCTATATCCTTGAACAGTGCATGGGTACGAGGCTCATTCTGACCTGTTCTCTCCTCATTGGCTGCACAGTACAATTGGCACTTCCGTATGGAACCGCCTTTTACTGTCTAGGCGTCGCGTTCTTTGTCATGGGGGTAACTGCAGGAATAATTAACAATGGTGAGTATTCTGGAAGATTGTATATATTGACCTAACACATTCATTGATTTCTTCGGGAAAGATCAAATCCGTCTCACATTAATGaggaattgtttacattttttaacGAATGTTAAATGAACCGTGTTTAAAGACATGACCTGGTATACTTaggatgttttttttgttttgttttttttagaaGAAGTAAATTTAGTCAGGGTAGGTGTCCAAAACTCAAATCAATTGCAAAAGGTTATAAAAAACATTATCCTTGTGATATGAGAAACAGAAGAGTGCATGCCAGGTTGTCACTACCAGACAGCCAACCATGTCCCAAATGGGATTACTCGTGACTACGTTCAATAGATGGTCTGATATTTGCAATGTTGCTAAATTATTTCTGCCCAGAGCATTTATTACCACTACTCTAAGAATGAAATATATCTACAAAACCATATCGTCTCTTTACGCTAATGATTTCTTTGTATCGGAATAAGCATGACCCGGACGTGATTTATTTTCGTTATTTCAGTGACAATGTCAATATGCAACAAGCTGTGGCCAGAGAAGAAAGGCGTCCCTTTTCAGTTCGTTGTTGTTGGGAGTGGAATCGGTTCATTCCTGGCTCCTTTCCTGGCCACGCCCTTCCTCGCCAACACCGACTCCTTGGAGGACGACATCTGGATAACGAATAGCACCGTCACTGACCATCTCCAATCTCATGTTAACGGAATACAGTCACGCACTCCCCTTGACCAGTCACGTGTTCACTATGCTTACATGATCGCTAGTCTCATCTGTGTTCCACCTGTGTTTGCGTTTATATACTACTACTGGAAAAGAACATCGAATCCCCTTATAAACTATGAAAATATTCAACGAACATCTGAACAATTATTTTCTTTGAGAACAGTTTTATTTATCgctcttctttgtttttatcatATATCAGTACGTGGCGTTGTGCTTGCTTACGGTGACCTTTTGACCCCTTATGGTGTTGACGCTGACCTTCACCTTTCCAAGTTTCGGATGGCAATGATGACGTCTATCTTTTGGGGATGTTTTCTCCTCGGGAAAATACTCAATCTCCTCTTGTcggattttttttcaaatttcatccTCATTTGTCTAAATATCACTTGTATGTTTATTGCGTGTATTTTGCTCTCAACGGCTGGCCACAGCCATGAAGTGGTACTGTGGCTGGGAACGTCGGTGATGGGCGTGTCAAGCTCCTCCTTCTTTCCCATGGTTCTGGCCTGGAGCGCTGAGTATGTGCATCTGACAGCGGGAACAATCACGCTAACTATTATGGCAAACAGCATAGGATGTATTGTAATCCCCTTTGCTGCGGGACAGCTATTCACACGTTTTGTTCCAAATGTGCTCATGTACTTTATAACTGCGATTGTAGCATATAAGAGTCTTATGTTCCTGTTCTTGGCGATATGCTCCAAGGGCCTGACCAAGCGTTAACATTGAAAGATTTGGACATAATAAGGACATTCAATGCATTGGATCATATTTGGATTCAGTAATTGAATAGGCCCAAATACGTAATGGTAACAGAACCCTTTTCAGTATCTTAAAGATCAATTATACGCATGTATCAAATAGCGATGAGCTCGGACATTAGCGGAAAGGTATATGCCTTTCCTCACCGTTGACATCCAGCATAAACACATCCCAAGGCAAATCAACTATTGATATAAAAATGCAGTGGAACATGTGTTACGAGAGAAGTGGAATTTTCAAGGTTTCTGTCATAAAGCTTTTGACGGCTTCATTAAAACTTCGAATGCTGTACCCTTAAAGTGGCAATGTTTGCTCAAGATACTAGATAAGAAGTGGAAAAAGTGGATATATAAGTATGGATATCCTGGTAGATTATCAGTACAAATGGAAAGTTTGTAAAAGTACAAAGGTCATGCCGACATGCTGATGAAAATGCTTCACTGGATTTTCACTGTCTACATCTGCGGGCAGAAATGTGCTATGTGTGCCATATTGAACGGTATCAGATTACTGGTATACCTGAAACTAAAGCTAAACTAATCTGCctattcattttgttttgattttgccgAAAGGGGTATTACTAACATTTACATGAGTAGTATCTTTCATTACTACTGTAACGGAAGGTATACTTGACAACAGAAGCTGGTACAAAAATCAGTTCAACAGGTACAGTGAATTCTTTATAACTCGACAGCTCTCAAAAGTCATCATGTTTTTCATGGCATATGTTAAGGAAAATATATGTAAGGGGGGAAACAAATGACGAAGAGTAAATTAAGGGAAAAATTCCTATGTTATTGTTTCATCTGTAAGGATATACTAGTATACGACCTTTGCATATGAATGGCATTGACTAGTGGTACGCTCGCAAactggaatatcccctactgtATAATGACATATGATGACACCAGTAAATGGTTAACAACTTGCTTTCGGTGACTAATTCATATAAATTTGATTTAACGATGAATTGAAGTTGGGGCAAATACTCGAGACTAACCCtccatttgattttttttatcatgcGATGGGgcgttgggtagcctagtggttaaagcgttggttcgtcacgccgaacacccggattcgattccccacatgagtacaatgcgtgaagcccatttatgatgttccacgccgtgatattgctggagtttgggtaaaacaaaacttacttACTCATTATGATGCGAAACCACATTAATTAACAGCACAGTGGAACACGTCACACCTATCTGTGATTTGATGTATAATGTATATAGGTTCTGTTCCTCCTCCAATTCGGCTTTGATTTTTTGTTGGTGTCTTTGTTCTTTAACGCCgcgccccgtgaaggtcccggggtagaataggccttcagcaacccatgcttgccataaaaggtgactatgcttgtcgtaagaggcgactaacgggatcgggtggtcaggctcgctgacttggttggcacatgtcatcggttcccaattgcgcagatcgatgctcatgttgctgatcactggattgtctggtccagactcgattatttacagaccgccgccatatagctgtaatattgctgagtgcggcgtaaaactaaactcactcactcactcactttaacgcCGCTCCCATGTTAGTGGTAGTGGTTCGTGGGTGAATAATGTGAACAAGACATTGATGTcatcagcattgatctaagACAAGCGTGGGATTTTATCCAGGTTCTTTACGTGTAAATGCCGCTATGAGGACAAACAACTAAGATGGCATAGGTGGATGCAGCTTCTTCAGAAGTGTGGTGTGGGAGTTTGGGGTGGAGGTTGGGGGCTGGAGGGGCTGCACACTCTTTAGAATAGGGGAGGGGGTGGGCACACTTCATTTCCCCCCTCTGGATCCGTTTATAGATGGATATACTTGGATGTAGGCTATAGCTAGTGCATAGTCTacttttgatagtaacaaactaacccgTGTAAACTGACAAGGAGCCCTATGGACACCAGAGATTCAACGTTGGTCCTTTTAAGGCTATAGCGTTGTAGACAGGGCTTGGCAGGAGGAAAAATAATGTAgttctgggactgtgagacagactaatttGGATGGAGAGGGGAAGAAAGCGTTTCCAAAAGGGTCTTGAGTTGTCTACACCTGACAGGAACAGAGTCATCTGGTCTTTAGGCGCGAAAGTGAAGTGGTATCTTGACTCAGAAGATCCCTAAAGCGGATTTTACTGAATTATTTCAATGTTTCAAGACATTGTCATGACACTGGTTAAAATAGAAAGTCAGTTTGTTAAATGAGGCTAATTATGTAGTGCGATGTCGTGTCCAATTCTTTACCGGTCGTTATTCCCGAAGAACCAGCTTCTtgattttcaatatattttagcTGTCGTTTCATGTGACTCGGAGCTCAGGCCGTCGGTCTTAGTTGATGAGTGTCATTGCGTCCGAGCAGTGGAGTTCTATAAAAATGATGATTGTTTATAATCAGGGTGGAGTCAGTCACTTGACTTGCTCCTGCAGTATATATTGACCATTTGCgtgaaatactgctgaaatatattTGACTGAAGAGTTAAATACAACCACGCAGCTTAGTGTGATAGCGTATTATCAGACACATGATTGTTACATGTCAAAAGACTGGAGACACAATAGGAATTGGTGAGAGCCTGGGCAGCAAGGTACCAATAGGCTTTATTTTACGAGCGCTTCAACCAGTCTGTCACATTTAGTAGTGTTCCGACAATATCACACCATACAAATGGGCTACATATGTACATTGTATCCAAGCGAGGATATTGAGTGATAATAAAGATAGGAATCGAATTTTCATCTATACTATGGAGAAGTATTATCATTACATTTTACTCCTTAAAAAATGCTTTCCCCTAACCTCCTTATTCAGATAAGGGATACGAAAAGATTGTTTGCTGTTAAGGGTAATTCTCACATACATAAACGTTTGTATTTATTAACTAAAAAGCATTCCGTTGTCATGCATGTGTATGCAGGTACAGGTCTCGCCTGAAAGATGAGATGGGTGGCTACAAGTCCATGCGTGTTAACAATGTCACATCTAGATCAGGAAGTGTGTGTTAAATCTTTGCAGTGTTCAACTTTTCCTCAGTAACCGATAATTAGCGTCTGCAGGAGATGATAAAACCTAACTGCGAAAATGATTTAGAGAACTGGGTGGAATTTGTTTGCCTTCTGAGAAGTCACTGATTAATCCAGTCTAAGTCTAAGTAAACTGAgcttcagtacttttcgttacactccactgctgagtctaacaaaaccttatgggacgtcgcgtcaggtaacatttgagattgaccaatcagaacacagcttaccaaatcccGAAAgcggacattcacacataccttttgaactatttatctcgaaaaggttcatccCCGAACggttccgaatgctatttagcgtacaccCGCTTCCGGGTGTTGCGCACGGCGCACGTTATAatcatgacaacggtgagtaaacggtcgctgaaaatagtgttttgggcaatattcaaggatgtcagcttgcggaaatattaactaatggtaaccatgccgACAGAAACcacaaagcgtatatactgcaggtcaattaactgtgttatgcgtgcggatttttgtttgtggagaaatcTGTGTcagtaacctgaatattttccCCTTCGATCCATAAGTAgcagccgttgtctgattggttaaatatatttaaccgtctcgggtttgactggacggtcataggtcgctcaaaggttacctgacgcgatctTCTAGtggggtttgttagactcagtggtggagtgtaacgaataacaatGAGACTACGTTTACTGAGCCTGCTGACTAACGGATAAGAACTTAATGATGAGAGCGGAAAGctgcttgtgtttgtgtttaacgtcgcactcacaaatattaaatttattcCAGGTATGTGACTGCGGTCTTTACAACTGTTCGaacttggaccagacaaaccagtgattgataccatTACTATTGCTTGTAACACTTGGTATtttatgacatgtatcaaataTGTTACGTCAGCCGCTTCTAGATGTCGCTTCAttcggcaagcatgggttgctgaaaacaaatTCTAACCAGGGTCCTCACGGGTGAGTGCACTGATCTGGATCAAAACGCAAATAAGGACGATGCTATGAACTTACTGATGCCAGGGACAAACATGTTACTGCCATCAGTAGGGCTGCAACGATTCACCAAGTCCTCGGTTCCATTCGATTTTCGATATCTGACCGTCGCTACGATCATTTTCGATTGCATACATACAAGTATAGATATAAGAACCAGCTTTTAAAGTCCATGTCAACGTGGCCATGCCTACTAACAACAAGACTCATTGGATAATTATCCCGGCGTCAAGCAATCACGTTTCACTTTTCACTTTCAGCGCCCTGCATATACCGTGTCATGCACTCACCGCACTGCAGAGCAGCAGTGTCTGCTGTAAGTCAaggaaacaaaaagtaaaaaataacaaacataattttcagCATTGAGGAAATTCCAGTGAATTCTTCATTACCAACCCATAGTGTCAGGACAAATAGCGAAAGCGGACAtccacacataccttttgaactatttatctcgaaaaggttc includes the following:
- the LOC137277201 gene encoding sodium-dependent glucose transporter 1-like, which codes for MEEMSYIFFVRGAGFVVGVVLSYILEQCMGTRLILTCSLLIGCTVQLALPYGTAFYCLGVAFFVMGVTAGIINNVTMSICNKLWPEKKGVPFQFVVVGSGIGSFLAPFLATPFLANTDSLEDDIWITNSTVTDHLQSHVNGIQSRTPLDQSRVHYAYMIASLICVPPVFAFIYYYWKRTSNPLINYENIQRTSEQLFSLRTVLFIALLCFYHISVRGVVLAYGDLLTPYGVDADLHLSKFRMAMMTSIFWGCFLLGKILNLLLSDFFSNFILICLNITCMFIACILLSTAGHSHEVVLWLGTSVMGVSSSSFFPMVLAWSAEYVHLTAGTITLTIMANSIGCIVIPFAAGQLFTRFVPNVLMYFITAIVAYKSLMFLFLAICSKGLTKR